In Vicia villosa cultivar HV-30 ecotype Madison, WI unplaced genomic scaffold, Vvil1.0 ctg.000650F_1_1_3, whole genome shotgun sequence, the genomic window TCCCCTTTTGTATCGACCGCACGTGAAACATAGTttctgtttttaaaaaaattgacatcATGTGTCGATTTAAAGCATTTGGGGTCGACCGCACGAGAAACATAGTTTAtgtttgacaaaaaaaattcagCTCGGTCGACGCAAACTGGCATAGGTCGACTCATAtcagagatttttttttaaaatgagaatttTGCAGTGTGTTTAAGACAGTTGGACTTGAGACCCTTTTTGAACCACATGTTGATGCAATATGAGCACTTTTATGATGCTTATGCATACGTGAGGATGCAATGCTATTGATTTTCAATGGAGTTAAAAACACATGATGCATAGAGAGCATATAAATAATAGTCATGATACAACcaaagaagaagatgatcatAGATTTTGAACTTAGTATTGTTAGAAACAATATTACCTCTATTGATGAACAATAGAGACGCATGTATGAAAGCTAAAACAAAATCTCAATAGCATGGTGAGATATGTATAAATAGTGCACATGCATACTTAAGACATCAAGTCAGAGAGGTCTAGAATCCCTAACTCACGATGAATGTTAAAGAAGGGCTCTGTTGCTaatggttttgtgaaaatatctaCAAGTTGACTTTTAGAATCGACATGCTTAAACACAACATCCTCTTTTTCAACATGATCGCGAATAAAGTGATGTCTAATCTCTATGTGTTTAGTACGTGAATGTAAAACAGGATTTTTAGTAAGATTTATGGCTCTTGTGTTGTCACATTTGATTGGAATACGTTTTAATTGAATGTTGAAATCTTGCAGTTATTGTTTTAGCCACAGAATATAGGCATAACAACTATCGGATGCTACATATTCAGCCTTAGCGATTGACAAAGCAACATAAACTTGCTTTTTGCTGTGCCAACTCACTAAAGAGTTTGAAAACAGGTGAAATGTTCCACTCGTGCTTTTCCTATCTGATTTGCAACTGGCAAAATCGGAATCAGAGTAACCTACTAAACTACAATCACTTACTTTGGAATACCATAACCCATACTTGGATGTCCCATGTAGATATCTAAGTATACGCTTGACAGCTTTTAGGTGGGATTCCTTAGGATCCGATTGATATCGTGCACACATacaaacactaaacatgatgtcggGTCTAGATGCAGTAAGGTATAAAAGAGAACCAATAATACCTCTGTACTTCTTGACGTTTACGCTCTTACCGTGTTCACCTTTATCTAGGTTTCCATTTGTAGGCATAGGGGTGTCTATAGACTTTGAGTCTTCCATTCCAAAATTCTTTAGTAACTCTCAACAGTATTTTGTTTGACACACAACAGTGCCTTCTTCGAGCTGCTTTATTTGAAGACCGAGGAAGTAGTTTAGCTCCCCCATTaaactcatctcaaattcacccTGCTTAACCTTAGAAAAATCCTTGACCAAATGCAAGTTAGTTgaaccaaaaataatatcatatatGTACAATTGGATTAGAAGAATGTGCT contains:
- the LOC131630155 gene encoding secreted RxLR effector protein 161-like; this translates as MEDSKSIDTPMPTNGNLDKGEHGKSVNVKKYRGIIGSLLYLTASRPDIMFSVCMCARYQSDPKESHLKAVKRILRYLHGTSKYGLWYSKVSDCSLVGYSDSDFASCKSDRKSTSGTFHLFSNSLVSWHSKKQVYVALSIAKAEYVASDSCYAYILWLKQ